A stretch of Sulfurimonas xiamenensis DNA encodes these proteins:
- a CDS encoding bifunctional protein-serine/threonine kinase/phosphatase, whose translation MKSRLELSISQYSTGGRKEINQDFHDICIPTEPQLTLKGVAIAIADGIGSSSVSQIASKTAVTSFLMDYLSTPDAWSTKKSALRVLGATNSWLHSQTMQSNYSHDKNRGFVCTFSAMVLRSSSAYIFHAGDTRIYRFRDGVLEQLTQDHRLRVSREESYLSRALGMEAYVRMDYSSFGVEIDDIFLFMSDGVYEFVSDALLIAAIQKGESAFEELAKNIGEMAFAMGSDDNITIQLVRVDALPKKELKEIYKQLEEKPFAPLLEAREEFEGYTIVRELSASSRSHVYLGVDNKSGTQVALKIPSIDMRGDKAYLERFLMEEWVARRINSPYVLKAFVPKRKKNYLYNTLEYVEGQTLLQWIIDNPHPPLETVRQMAEQIAKGLLALHRQEMIHQDLRPQNIMIDTSGTLKIIDFGATRVEGIMDVNIRLEHENLLGTAIYSAPEYFLGKKGTTRSDLFSMGVIVYEMLTSHFPYGVEVARAKNEAAQKKLHYTPLYHYNQEIPVWIDEAVKKAVALNPNERYEELSEFLYDLRHPNEEFLKKKKPPLVEKNSVVFWQSFSFVLAVILVFILLK comes from the coding sequence ATGAAAAGCCGCTTAGAACTCTCTATCTCCCAGTACTCTACCGGGGGACGCAAAGAGATAAATCAAGATTTTCACGATATCTGCATTCCGACCGAGCCACAGCTTACACTCAAAGGTGTTGCCATTGCCATCGCTGATGGTATCGGCAGCAGCAGCGTGAGCCAAATCGCCTCCAAAACAGCCGTTACCTCTTTTTTGATGGACTACTTAAGCACGCCTGATGCATGGTCGACCAAGAAGTCAGCCCTTAGGGTTTTGGGTGCCACAAACTCTTGGCTACACTCCCAAACCATGCAGAGCAACTACTCCCATGACAAAAACAGAGGCTTTGTCTGCACTTTTAGCGCAATGGTGCTTCGCTCAAGCAGTGCATACATTTTTCATGCGGGCGATACCAGAATTTATCGTTTTCGTGATGGCGTGCTGGAACAGTTGACGCAAGATCACCGTTTACGAGTCTCGCGAGAGGAGAGCTACTTAAGCCGTGCTCTGGGAATGGAGGCGTATGTTCGCATGGACTATAGCAGTTTTGGGGTTGAGATCGATGATATTTTCCTCTTTATGAGTGATGGCGTTTATGAGTTTGTGAGTGATGCGCTTTTAATTGCCGCTATACAAAAGGGTGAGAGCGCATTTGAAGAGCTTGCAAAGAACATCGGCGAGATGGCGTTTGCGATGGGAAGTGATGACAACATTACCATCCAGCTTGTGCGTGTGGATGCGTTGCCAAAAAAAGAGCTCAAAGAGATTTACAAACAGCTTGAAGAGAAGCCATTCGCACCTCTGCTTGAAGCAAGAGAGGAGTTTGAGGGCTATACCATCGTGCGGGAGCTGAGTGCGAGCAGTAGAAGCCATGTCTATCTTGGAGTCGATAATAAGAGCGGAACGCAAGTCGCACTGAAGATCCCATCCATCGACATGCGCGGCGACAAGGCGTATCTGGAGCGGTTTTTGATGGAGGAGTGGGTGGCTAGACGCATTAACAGCCCCTATGTACTAAAAGCTTTTGTTCCAAAGCGCAAGAAAAATTACCTCTATAACACGCTAGAGTATGTCGAGGGGCAAACGCTTTTGCAGTGGATTATCGACAACCCGCATCCGCCTCTTGAGACGGTGCGGCAAATGGCGGAGCAGATAGCAAAAGGACTTTTGGCACTGCATCGTCAAGAGATGATTCATCAAGACCTCAGACCACAAAATATCATGATTGACACTTCAGGTACGCTCAAAATCATAGACTTTGGCGCAACAAGAGTAGAGGGCATCATGGATGTCAATATCCGCCTTGAGCATGAAAATCTCTTAGGAACAGCAATCTACAGCGCGCCTGAATACTTTTTGGGCAAAAAAGGAACAACCCGCTCAGACCTTTTTTCCATGGGCGTAATCGTGTATGAGATGCTAACAAGCCATTTTCCTTACGGTGTTGAAGTTGCAAGGGCAAAAAATGAAGCAGCGCAAAAGAAGCTTCATTATACGCCGCTTTACCACTACAACCAAGAGATTCCTGTGTGGATTGATGAAGCGGTTAAAAAAGCAGTGGCACTCAATCCAAATGAGCGTTACGAAGAGTTAAGCGAGTTTTTGTACGACTTGCGCCACCCAAACGAGGAGTTTTTAAAGAAGAAAAAACCGCCGCTTGTGGAGAAAAACAGTGTAGTTTTTTGGCAGAGTTTCTCTTTTGTTTTGGCTGTTATATTGGTGTTTATCTTGCTTAAGTAA
- a CDS encoding ferredoxin--nitrite reductase, translating to MEALQKAYDARAKKLNKVEETKALKTPQEAFAMLESYAKNGYESISGEDKSYFLKCFGIYDKDAQTPQKFMIRVRISGGYLNAEQARVLGLIAQEFGEDYIDITTRSQIEFRYIDIKDIPTIFERMSAVGISSYQTGVDNFRNIVTDPLDAKGFDNVLPSYELLKTLERSFLHNYEWISALPRKFNTAITGSISNRCNAFSHDCCFVLAQKDGLYGYNMYLGGKVGKVAKSADIFLLPHEVPSAYGSIIDIFRRFGFRDNRNKNRLFFLVEAVGMEEIRSAICQNAGIDFARGGETMTKLDFNDPDHGKVQLRDGSFGIHMVVPAGIFSGSDLLSVADISEKFGNGEIRFDIEQSIYILSVKEIDALKNEAIFQKYKSVDSPYKNHLIACAGSQHCAFGVIENKNDAIKMAEYLEQKVPLHEGRVRMYWSGCVKGCGLHGLGDIGFEGCKVKVNGEMEGGVNISLGGKITSEGLEGYAVVKSASLRYAHLYVETLMLEYRRLKNHFENFEQFHERILKLYTPACIGFMMKIGAYLREKNIDVEIGFSEKVNTGKNEEFEVFEFGRRLYYKLAGKEAYSSYERFTNTLKNEKLQNIRELIPCVDENLALLCEKILDTKEQKRAVVFSELASYIKL from the coding sequence ATGGAAGCATTACAAAAAGCATACGATGCAAGAGCAAAAAAACTTAACAAAGTCGAAGAGACAAAGGCACTTAAAACGCCACAAGAAGCATTTGCGATGTTAGAGAGTTATGCAAAAAACGGCTATGAATCTATTTCAGGCGAAGATAAAAGCTACTTTTTAAAATGTTTTGGCATTTATGATAAGGATGCGCAAACTCCACAAAAGTTTATGATACGCGTTCGCATTAGCGGCGGCTACTTAAACGCTGAACAAGCAAGAGTTTTGGGCTTAATCGCACAAGAGTTTGGCGAAGATTATATAGACATAACAACCCGTTCGCAGATAGAGTTTCGTTATATCGACATCAAAGATATACCGACTATCTTTGAGCGTATGAGTGCGGTGGGGATTAGTTCATACCAAACAGGTGTGGACAACTTTAGAAACATTGTTACAGATCCGCTCGATGCCAAAGGATTTGACAATGTTTTGCCGTCATACGAACTTTTAAAAACCTTAGAGAGAAGTTTTCTGCATAATTATGAGTGGATAAGCGCACTTCCTAGAAAGTTTAATACTGCAATCACAGGCTCGATTTCCAACAGATGCAACGCTTTTAGTCATGACTGCTGTTTTGTTTTGGCTCAAAAAGATGGACTTTACGGATACAACATGTACCTCGGCGGAAAAGTCGGCAAAGTGGCAAAGAGTGCAGATATTTTTTTACTGCCTCATGAAGTGCCGAGTGCTTATGGTTCCATAATTGATATTTTTAGAAGATTTGGATTTCGTGACAACAGAAACAAAAATCGTCTTTTCTTTTTAGTCGAAGCGGTTGGCATGGAGGAGATTAGGAGTGCGATTTGCCAAAATGCGGGAATTGATTTTGCGCGCGGAGGCGAGACTATGACAAAGCTTGATTTTAACGATCCTGACCATGGAAAGGTACAGTTAAGAGACGGATCATTTGGCATTCATATGGTTGTTCCCGCGGGAATCTTCAGCGGAAGCGATTTGTTAAGCGTGGCGGATATAAGCGAAAAATTTGGCAATGGCGAGATTCGTTTTGATATAGAGCAGAGCATCTATATACTTAGTGTAAAAGAGATAGACGCACTAAAAAACGAGGCGATTTTTCAAAAATACAAAAGTGTAGACTCTCCTTATAAAAATCATTTAATAGCATGTGCAGGTTCACAACACTGTGCATTTGGAGTGATTGAGAACAAAAATGATGCTATAAAAATGGCGGAGTATCTGGAGCAAAAAGTACCTCTTCATGAAGGACGAGTACGCATGTATTGGTCAGGATGTGTTAAAGGGTGCGGTCTGCATGGTCTAGGTGACATCGGTTTTGAGGGCTGCAAAGTCAAAGTAAACGGCGAAATGGAGGGTGGTGTAAATATCTCTCTTGGCGGAAAAATCACAAGTGAGGGTTTAGAAGGATATGCAGTCGTTAAATCGGCTTCGCTTCGATATGCGCATCTTTATGTGGAGACTTTGATGCTTGAGTATAGAAGACTTAAAAACCATTTTGAGAACTTTGAGCAGTTTCATGAGCGGATTTTAAAGCTTTACACCCCTGCTTGCATCGGTTTTATGATGAAGATTGGTGCTTATTTGAGAGAGAAAAATATCGATGTTGAGATAGGTTTTAGCGAAAAGGTTAACACCGGAAAAAATGAGGAGTTTGAAGTTTTTGAATTTGGGCGTAGATTATACTACAAACTTGCAGGAAAAGAGGCTTACTCATCGTATGAGAGATTTACAAATACTCTTAAAAATGAAAAACTTCAAAATATCAGAGAACTGATACCCTGTGTAGATGAAAATCTAGCACTTTTGTGTGAAAAAATTTTGGACACAAAAGAGCAGAAAAGGGCAGTTGTTTTTTCAGAGCTAGCTTCATATATAAAACTGTAA
- the modD gene encoding ModD protein codes for MINFSDQELWNYIREDISYFDLTTHLLAPAEQKVILSIVTREEIVVACNDDAARIAELLGCKVIAKAQSGIMVKKGSTLLEIYGDGQSIHKAWKVCQVFLEHACALATHAHKMLTKAQSVNPDCEVLVTRKSFPFSKQFSIHALMCGGVMPHRLGVSESVLIFDHHRSLFENHDAFEDALKKIKKRCVENKLVVESQTLDDAKRMLQLGADVIQLDKCSADTASELVAYKNINFPNAAIMAAGGINMQNVADYAKTGVNALVTSALYNSSMSNLTTIWKKI; via the coding sequence ATGATTAATTTTTCAGACCAAGAACTTTGGAATTACATTAGAGAGGATATTTCATACTTTGATTTAACCACACATCTATTGGCTCCTGCAGAACAAAAAGTAATACTAAGTATCGTAACAAGAGAAGAGATAGTTGTAGCATGCAATGATGATGCGGCTCGGATTGCTGAACTGCTCGGATGCAAAGTTATAGCAAAAGCACAATCAGGCATAATGGTAAAAAAAGGAAGCACCCTTTTGGAAATTTATGGTGATGGGCAATCTATCCATAAAGCATGGAAAGTGTGTCAAGTATTTTTAGAACATGCTTGCGCACTTGCTACACATGCACACAAAATGTTAACAAAAGCGCAAAGCGTCAATCCCGATTGTGAAGTATTGGTAACTAGAAAAAGTTTTCCTTTCTCTAAACAATTTTCCATACATGCTCTTATGTGCGGCGGTGTTATGCCCCATAGATTGGGAGTATCAGAGAGTGTTCTAATATTTGATCACCACCGCTCTTTATTTGAAAACCATGATGCATTTGAAGATGCCTTGAAAAAAATTAAAAAACGCTGTGTTGAGAATAAATTAGTAGTTGAATCTCAAACTCTTGACGATGCTAAAAGAATGTTACAGCTGGGTGCCGATGTTATTCAACTTGATAAATGTTCAGCAGATACAGCAAGCGAGCTTGTTGCATACAAAAATATAAATTTTCCAAATGCTGCAATTATGGCTGCAGGCGGAATTAATATGCAAAATGTTGCCGATTATGCAAAAACAGGCGTCAATGCTCTGGTAACAAGCGCTCTGTACAACAGTTCCATGAGTAATCTTACAACTATTTGGAAAAAAATATAA
- the modA gene encoding molybdate ABC transporter substrate-binding protein, giving the protein MKKFLLSILLTTSVIFADKINIAVAANVSYAIEELKVEFKKIHPDIDIEITLGSSGKLTAQIQNGAPYGLFMAADMLYPEALYNKKIATTKPIVYAQGELAYLSIKPIDFSKGIAIVNDNSISKIAIANPKTAPYGAATIEAMKNSNVYESAKSKFVFGESISQTVSYTITAADLGFIAKSSLYSPKMAHYKENVNWASVDTSLYAPIKQGIVLLKYGENNSDYKAFYDFILSDRAKKIFIKYGYTK; this is encoded by the coding sequence ATGAAAAAATTTCTATTATCTATTTTACTTACGACTAGCGTTATTTTTGCAGATAAAATAAACATAGCTGTAGCAGCCAATGTAAGTTATGCAATTGAGGAGTTAAAAGTTGAGTTTAAAAAAATTCATCCAGACATTGATATTGAAATAACTCTTGGCAGCAGCGGAAAATTAACTGCCCAAATACAAAACGGTGCACCATATGGACTTTTTATGGCAGCTGACATGCTTTATCCTGAAGCTCTATATAATAAAAAAATAGCTACTACAAAACCGATTGTATATGCGCAGGGAGAGCTTGCATATTTAAGCATAAAACCGATTGATTTTTCAAAAGGAATAGCAATTGTTAATGATAACTCTATCTCAAAAATAGCGATAGCAAATCCAAAAACAGCACCATACGGTGCGGCAACAATTGAAGCCATGAAAAACAGCAATGTTTATGAGAGTGCTAAATCCAAATTTGTCTTTGGCGAATCTATCTCTCAGACAGTCTCATATACAATTACTGCGGCAGATTTAGGATTTATCGCAAAATCATCCCTATACAGCCCTAAAATGGCTCATTACAAAGAAAATGTAAACTGGGCTTCTGTTGACACATCTTTATATGCTCCTATTAAACAGGGAATCGTTCTTTTAAAATATGGAGAAAACAACAGTGACTACAAAGCCTTTTATGACTTTATCTTGAGCGATAGAGCAAAAAAAATTTTTATAAAATATGGATATACAAAATGA
- a CDS encoding TIGR03545 family protein, with translation MNFIIKLFKALNSGQTPWQVTLAIVLGMVMGLTPLSGVQTALIIFLALLINIHFGLFLVSGAFFAGVGYVFDPLFESFGYMLLSAEGLQGLWSAMYNSGIMRLTYFNNTIVLGSFVVAVILSLPLYLILNRVINTSRGKIVLFIERYPLLAKFGILKKSDKKDSTFRIMGVGVFAAVTALTLAVAILVIDPVIKFALEKGLSSATGKDVLIRDVETNFGDASLRISNLEVQDDNGKTNSVSIQNILADLDFNALLLRKTHMELVQVTGIGFDTPSSNPKPSSAKEQRGTAASSTSLFAMPQIKLPTPKELLANADLKSLKVYNQAQKEIDEIKAKWERVSKEELSSNKLDEYKKDLEAIKSASKSKDPAQLLKLKDDITAFKKKIDAHKAKLASIKKDFADDKARISKLISEIKNAPQSDYNSLKSAYSLDGSGAINVVGTIFGEKIKEYIAMAKKYYTLAQPYMKSEAKVEPPKPPRGEGRWIKFKEEVPSPDIYAAKVDLSGKLKTQDFTGTINDIADNQKLLGKATTFKVTSDGDIVEKFVLEGKDDRLGEVAHESAVFGAKRVPLDNLALSSLTLKKSDIALQGNADVYGLSKLELKSSLDFKNAAVSIDGLDEKYADIVNSTLSEVKSFYIKTDATGSLESPALDVTTDLDKKISGALSGVFSKEAKKYEAQLQTMLNEKMQEQLKGVNSSASAIPDINSLIGSQSGALEKLLSESSSIDTGSASDSIKNLLPF, from the coding sequence TTTTCGACCCGCTTTTTGAATCATTCGGATATATGCTCCTTAGCGCAGAGGGACTCCAAGGATTATGGAGTGCCATGTACAACAGCGGCATTATGCGCCTTACATACTTTAACAACACCATAGTCCTTGGCTCGTTCGTAGTCGCTGTGATCCTTTCCCTTCCTCTTTACCTTATCTTAAACAGAGTCATAAATACCTCACGAGGCAAAATTGTTCTTTTTATTGAGAGATACCCGCTTTTGGCAAAGTTTGGCATTCTTAAAAAAAGCGATAAAAAAGACAGCACTTTTCGTATCATGGGTGTAGGCGTATTCGCCGCAGTAACTGCCTTGACTCTTGCAGTTGCAATACTTGTAATAGACCCTGTTATAAAATTTGCACTTGAAAAAGGACTCTCAAGTGCAACGGGCAAAGATGTGCTCATTAGAGATGTAGAGACAAACTTTGGCGATGCATCTTTACGCATAAGCAATCTTGAGGTACAAGACGACAACGGCAAGACAAACAGCGTAAGTATCCAAAATATCTTGGCAGACCTTGATTTTAACGCGCTTCTTTTAAGAAAGACGCATATGGAGCTTGTTCAGGTTACAGGCATCGGCTTTGACACGCCAAGCTCAAACCCGAAACCATCTTCTGCAAAAGAGCAGAGAGGCACGGCTGCATCAAGCACATCTTTGTTTGCAATGCCGCAAATAAAACTGCCGACTCCAAAAGAGCTTCTTGCAAACGCAGATCTAAAATCTCTAAAAGTTTATAACCAAGCTCAAAAAGAGATAGATGAGATAAAAGCAAAATGGGAGAGAGTATCAAAAGAGGAGCTTAGTTCAAATAAACTGGATGAGTATAAAAAAGATCTAGAAGCTATAAAGTCTGCTTCAAAATCAAAAGACCCAGCGCAGCTTCTAAAACTAAAGGATGACATTACTGCATTTAAGAAGAAGATAGATGCGCATAAAGCAAAGCTCGCATCTATTAAAAAAGATTTTGCGGATGACAAAGCACGCATATCCAAACTTATCAGCGAGATAAAAAATGCTCCGCAGAGTGATTACAACAGTCTCAAAAGTGCCTATTCACTTGATGGAAGCGGCGCGATAAATGTCGTGGGCACTATCTTTGGCGAGAAGATAAAAGAGTATATAGCAATGGCAAAAAAATATTACACACTTGCCCAGCCTTATATGAAAAGCGAAGCAAAAGTCGAGCCTCCAAAACCTCCACGCGGAGAAGGAAGATGGATAAAGTTCAAAGAAGAGGTTCCCTCTCCGGACATCTACGCTGCAAAAGTAGATCTGAGCGGAAAGCTTAAAACCCAAGATTTCACGGGAACTATAAATGACATAGCAGATAACCAAAAACTTCTTGGCAAAGCCACCACTTTTAAAGTAACAAGCGATGGAGATATCGTAGAGAAGTTTGTGCTTGAAGGCAAAGATGACAGGCTTGGTGAAGTGGCTCACGAAAGTGCAGTGTTTGGCGCAAAAAGAGTGCCTCTTGACAATCTTGCTCTCTCTTCGCTGACTCTTAAAAAAAGTGATATTGCACTTCAAGGAAATGCTGATGTATACGGCTTGTCAAAACTGGAGCTAAAGAGCAGCCTGGATTTTAAAAATGCCGCTGTCTCGATTGACGGACTTGATGAGAAGTATGCAGATATCGTCAACTCTACGCTCTCTGAGGTAAAGAGCTTTTACATAAAAACAGATGCTACAGGCTCGTTAGAGTCTCCTGCACTGGATGTTACAACGGATCTGGATAAAAAAATATCAGGTGCGCTCAGCGGCGTTTTTTCAAAAGAAGCGAAAAAGTATGAAGCCCAGCTGCAGACGATGCTTAATGAGAAGATGCAAGAGCAGCTAAAAGGAGTAAATAGTTCTGCTTCGGCTATTCCTGACATCAATTCTCTCATCGGCTCACAAAGCGGCGCACTTGAGAAACTACTCTCTGAATCAAGTTCTATTGACACAGGTTCTGCTAGCGACTCAATTAAAAATCTATTACCTTTCTAA